From the candidate division WOR-3 bacterium genome, one window contains:
- a CDS encoding rhomboid family intramembrane serine protease: protein MFFLIPVGSEEGVRRLPYLTIGLIAFNTLIYFITSMVLNNQVHRLNQINQQLFDIESKYMYRIIEEDPEMLQHGTIDQLREKFADDGIIPLESEDYTRWHLLYKDYKRQRAELVFERWGFVPKRFDVLKILSSMFIHANFFHLLFNMLFLWLVGCNIEDDWSWKLFLGLYISAGIVASLIHTAAFPHSEVPLIGASGAIAGVMGAFMIRHYKTKIRFAYFLWFFLKPYYGTFSIYAGIALPFWFLQQIIGASWSVESGTAYWAHIGGFVFGTGVGAAMKFFGLEQKYIAPMVEESFEKLKVSPKMKEIYKKMDAGDTAGAVPLLLTILNEEPQNFDAPLMLGRIYFEKGHLDDAGLMYSRALQSIIRLDDIELLISTFEEMEEKKLVDKINEKLLYELAGFLERHKKYQLAVRAFGFYIQLFPQSKVRPKAIYRTYILFKDRLNDPNMAQRAYAFLKKEYPDSPF, encoded by the coding sequence ATGTTTTTTCTTATTCCCGTCGGTAGTGAAGAAGGTGTAAGAAGACTGCCCTATCTCACGATCGGTCTGATCGCCTTCAACACTCTGATCTATTTTATAACAAGTATGGTGCTCAATAATCAGGTGCACCGGTTGAACCAGATAAATCAGCAGCTTTTTGATATTGAATCAAAATATATGTACCGTATCATCGAAGAAGATCCGGAAATGCTGCAGCACGGCACAATTGATCAACTGCGTGAAAAATTCGCCGATGACGGGATTATACCGCTTGAGAGCGAAGACTATACACGCTGGCATTTGTTATACAAAGATTATAAAAGACAGCGGGCTGAACTTGTATTTGAGCGCTGGGGATTTGTTCCGAAGAGATTTGATGTTCTTAAAATACTTTCATCAATGTTTATTCACGCAAATTTCTTCCACCTGTTATTTAATATGTTGTTTTTATGGCTCGTCGGATGTAATATTGAAGACGATTGGTCGTGGAAGCTTTTTCTCGGATTGTATATATCCGCCGGTATCGTCGCTTCGTTGATACATACGGCGGCTTTTCCTCACAGTGAGGTGCCTCTTATCGGCGCTTCGGGCGCCATCGCCGGGGTAATGGGTGCGTTCATGATACGACACTACAAGACAAAGATCAGGTTCGCCTACTTTTTATGGTTCTTTTTAAAACCATATTATGGAACATTCTCGATCTATGCGGGTATTGCATTACCCTTCTGGTTCCTGCAGCAGATCATCGGTGCGAGCTGGAGTGTGGAAAGTGGTACAGCATACTGGGCGCACATCGGCGGTTTTGTATTCGGAACCGGGGTCGGTGCTGCAATGAAATTTTTCGGTCTTGAACAAAAGTATATCGCTCCGATGGTTGAAGAAAGTTTTGAGAAGTTGAAGGTTTCTCCGAAGATGAAAGAGATCTATAAAAAGATGGACGCAGGTGATACCGCGGGAGCGGTTCCATTGTTACTTACGATATTGAACGAAGAACCGCAGAATTTTGATGCCCCACTGATGCTCGGCAGGATATATTTTGAAAAAGGACATCTGGACGACGCCGGTCTGATGTATAGCCGGGCATTACAATCCATTATTCGGCTTGATGATATAGAACTGTTGATATCGACCTTTGAAGAGATGGAAGAAAAAAAACTGGTTGATAAAATCAACGAAAAACTATTATACGAACTCGCCGGATTTTTAGAACGACACAAAAAATACCAGCTGGCGGTCAGGGCATTCGGTTTTTATATCCAGCTCTTTCCTCAAAGTAAAGTAAGACCCAAGGCGATCTACCGAACCTATATTCTCTTTAAAGATCGGTTGAATGATCCGAATATGGCGCAACGCGCCTACGCCTTTTTGAAAAAAGAATACCCTGACTCTCCTTTTTAA
- the folE gene encoding GTP cyclohydrolase I FolE: MDKKEIEKAVKIILKAIGEDLDRDGLRDTPRRIAQMYEEIFSGLKKDPKKELKTYTAKNEDEMIIIKDIPFYSVCEHHLLPFFGKAHVVYIPKRNRITGFSSLVRVIDVMAKRPIVQERLTHEIADFFMEHLKPMGVLVVIEAEHLCLSMIGVKKPGTLTVTSAIRGAMRRPATRAEAFSLIKGK; the protein is encoded by the coding sequence ATGGACAAAAAAGAGATTGAGAAGGCGGTGAAGATTATCCTCAAAGCGATTGGTGAGGATCTTGATCGAGACGGCCTTAGAGATACACCGCGACGCATCGCCCAGATGTATGAAGAGATATTTTCCGGATTAAAAAAGGACCCGAAGAAAGAGCTGAAGACATACACCGCCAAGAATGAAGATGAGATGATAATCATCAAGGATATTCCTTTTTATTCGGTTTGTGAACATCATCTGCTGCCTTTTTTCGGAAAGGCACACGTGGTTTATATCCCCAAAAGGAATAGAATCACGGGTTTTTCAAGTCTGGTGAGGGTCATCGACGTCATGGCGAAACGTCCCATTGTTCAGGAGCGTTTGACGCACGAGATCGCCGATTTTTTCATGGAACATCTTAAACCGATGGGGGTACTTGTGGTGATTGAAGCCGAACATCTCTGTCTTTCCATGATCGGTGTAAAAAAACCCGGGACCCTTACCGTTACTTCAGCGATCCGCGGGGCGATGAGAAGACCGGCGACCCGCGCCGAGGCGTTTTCCCTGATAAAAGGAAAATAG
- a CDS encoding DUF401 family protein codes for MNIIGWAGIVISLVFILVAARRSLPLALFLGAVILGLFTLPVPEIFKSILRTLSDPSIILLALAMGVIPMIGGVMKQSGQMDDLVKNLRIGRKGLMALSPAIMGLLPMPGGALLSAPILEKGGEGVSSELKVAINDWFRHLFVMIYPLSSALIASAKISSLNVYTAALYLMPTFFFALALGYIFFIRRVHGSITYTEEFSLRRLIIPLGIILIAPFLDFTLKKIFTLPVKELATFIGVSVAFAFSWKLSTVELNIKSIAKRMKPWNFTLIILGMFVFLHIFQSSNVAELIAAIPLTPATLCVVSGFILGFATGRVLLPASIILPVYLTAAPMTPVIFAIIYTSIFFGYVISPVHPCVGVSLEYFKVPLKNFFRLLLIPTFIIFIVALMISIFCI; via the coding sequence ATGAATATTATAGGCTGGGCAGGTATTGTCATATCCTTGGTCTTTATTCTGGTTGCGGCACGCCGGAGCCTGCCGTTGGCGCTTTTTTTAGGCGCAGTCATTCTCGGTTTATTCACGCTTCCGGTTCCGGAAATCTTCAAGAGTATTCTTCGCACCCTTTCAGACCCTTCGATTATTCTTCTGGCGCTGGCAATGGGTGTTATTCCGATGATCGGTGGAGTGATGAAACAGAGCGGCCAGATGGACGACCTCGTCAAAAATTTAAGGATCGGAAGAAAAGGGCTGATGGCTCTGTCACCGGCGATTATGGGGCTTCTTCCTATGCCCGGCGGTGCATTGCTGTCCGCACCGATTCTGGAAAAAGGCGGAGAGGGTGTTTCTTCGGAGCTGAAGGTTGCGATAAATGATTGGTTTCGTCATCTCTTTGTGATGATATATCCGCTCAGCTCCGCGCTTATCGCTTCCGCGAAAATTTCAAGCCTCAATGTCTACACAGCCGCCCTTTATCTTATGCCGACATTCTTCTTCGCGCTGGCGCTCGGATATATCTTTTTCATAAGAAGAGTGCACGGTTCCATCACTTATACGGAGGAATTTTCACTGAGAAGATTGATTATACCGCTGGGTATTATTCTCATTGCACCGTTCCTTGATTTTACCTTAAAGAAGATATTTACGCTTCCGGTAAAAGAACTGGCGACATTCATCGGGGTGAGTGTCGCCTTTGCTTTTTCCTGGAAATTGAGCACGGTTGAACTGAATATAAAGAGTATTGCAAAGAGGATGAAACCCTGGAATTTTACTCTGATCATTCTGGGGATGTTTGTTTTTTTACATATATTTCAATCATCAAATGTCGCCGAACTTATCGCGGCCATTCCGCTTACACCCGCCACCCTTTGTGTGGTAAGCGGTTTTATTCTCGGGTTCGCCACGGGCAGGGTGTTGCTGCCGGCATCGATAATCCTGCCGGTGTATCTGACCGCGGCACCGATGACCCCGGTGATCTTCGCGATTATCTACACGAGTATATTTTTCGGTTATGTAATATCTCCGGTCCATCCCTGCGTGGGGGTTTCCCTGGAGTATTTTAAAGTGCCATTAAAAAATTTCTTTCGGCTTCTATTGATTCCCACCTTCATAATCTTTATCGTCGCTTTGATGATCTCTATTTTTTGTATTTAA
- a CDS encoding ATP-dependent metallopeptidase FtsH/Yme1/Tma family protein — MTGKQPVKKRAWQTVIIWSILIIAVYVIVLQLLNRGGKAVDIPYSIFLRELRQDNVSEVTITEKSIRGKFNTSISYQDRGNFSEFTTLIPFEDPRLADELVKHNVEVVAKQKSGWGNIVINIVPWLLLIGVWIFFIRQMQSGQNKALGFGRSRAKVILENKPSVTFKDVAGVEEAKQELQEVIEFLKEPRKFTRLGGRIPKGVLLLGPPGTGKTLMARAVAGEARVPFMSISGSNFVEMFVGVGASRVRDLFDQAKRNSPCIIFIDEIDAVGRLRGAGLGGGHDEREQTLNQLLVEMDGFEVNEGIILMAATNRPDILDPALLRPGRFDRVVVLDRPDVRGRMGILKVHTRKKPLAEDVDLDVLARGTPGFSGADLANMVNEAALLAARRNKENITMAEFEDAKDKILMGVERKSLLISDDEKKLTAYHECGHVLVAKSLPGMDPIHKVTIIPRGMSLGVTQALPIDERRTYSKSYCKNQLAFMLGGRAAEKIVLGDLSTGAGNDIEKATKLARKMVCEWGMSDRLGPLTYGEKQEEIFLGREIGMHRDYSEDTAREIDEEIKKIIEEAEHRAEQIIKKNLKKLKKLAGTLLEKEILTSEEIDKILGVKRAEKRAKKKSRS, encoded by the coding sequence ATGACAGGTAAACAGCCAGTTAAGAAACGAGCGTGGCAGACCGTGATAATCTGGTCGATACTTATTATCGCCGTATACGTAATCGTCTTGCAGTTGCTCAATCGAGGGGGCAAGGCGGTGGATATTCCTTATTCGATTTTTTTACGTGAACTGCGGCAGGACAACGTATCCGAGGTTACCATTACGGAGAAATCCATCAGGGGTAAATTCAATACGTCGATTTCATATCAGGACAGAGGGAATTTTTCCGAGTTCACGACCCTCATACCTTTTGAGGATCCGCGGCTTGCGGATGAGTTGGTCAAGCACAATGTAGAGGTCGTCGCAAAACAGAAATCAGGCTGGGGCAACATTGTGATAAATATTGTACCCTGGCTTCTGTTGATCGGCGTATGGATTTTCTTCATCAGACAGATGCAGTCGGGTCAGAATAAAGCACTCGGGTTCGGACGCAGTCGGGCAAAGGTTATCCTTGAAAATAAACCGTCTGTGACGTTCAAGGACGTAGCCGGTGTTGAAGAGGCGAAACAGGAACTGCAGGAGGTTATCGAGTTTCTCAAAGAACCGAGGAAATTTACAAGGCTCGGCGGCAGAATTCCGAAAGGAGTTTTGCTTCTGGGACCCCCTGGTACGGGCAAGACCCTGATGGCACGTGCCGTCGCCGGTGAAGCAAGGGTTCCTTTTATGTCAATCAGTGGTTCAAACTTTGTCGAGATGTTTGTCGGAGTCGGTGCTTCGCGTGTACGCGACCTCTTTGACCAGGCGAAACGGAATTCACCGTGCATCATCTTTATCGATGAAATCGATGCAGTCGGAAGATTGAGGGGAGCAGGACTCGGCGGTGGTCATGACGAACGGGAACAGACCCTGAACCAATTGCTGGTGGAAATGGATGGTTTTGAGGTGAATGAAGGAATTATTCTTATGGCGGCGACGAACAGACCTGATATTCTTGATCCCGCACTTTTAAGGCCGGGACGTTTTGATCGGGTCGTGGTACTTGATCGACCAGATGTGCGTGGAAGGATGGGAATACTCAAGGTGCATACCCGTAAAAAACCGCTTGCTGAAGATGTGGACCTTGATGTCCTGGCACGCGGTACCCCTGGTTTTTCCGGAGCCGACCTCGCCAATATGGTGAATGAGGCGGCGCTTCTCGCCGCACGCAGGAATAAAGAAAATATCACGATGGCTGAGTTTGAAGATGCGAAGGATAAGATCCTGATGGGGGTTGAACGGAAGAGCCTTTTGATTTCCGACGATGAGAAGAAATTAACTGCATACCATGAATGCGGTCATGTGCTTGTTGCGAAGTCACTGCCGGGAATGGACCCGATTCATAAGGTGACGATAATCCCCAGAGGTATGTCACTGGGAGTGACCCAGGCGCTGCCGATCGATGAACGCCGTACCTATTCAAAGTCCTATTGTAAAAACCAGCTTGCATTTATGCTCGGCGGCAGGGCGGCTGAGAAGATCGTGCTCGGCGACCTTTCGACCGGAGCGGGTAATGATATTGAAAAGGCGACAAAACTCGCCCGCAAAATGGTCTGTGAATGGGGGATGAGCGATCGTTTGGGTCCCCTTACCTACGGTGAGAAACAGGAAGAGATATTCCTGGGTCGGGAAATCGGTATGCATCGGGATTATTCTGAAGATACTGCCCGTGAAATAGACGAGGAAATCAAGAAGATCATAGAAGAAGCCGAACATCGGGCTGAGCAGATAATAAAGAAAAATTTGAAAAAACTCAAGAAATTAGCCGGCACCCTGCTTGAAAAAGAGATCCTGACCAGTGAAGAGATTGATAAAATATTAGGAGTCAAACGTGCCGAAAAAAGAGCAAAAAAGAAATCCCGTAGTTAA
- a CDS encoding aspartate-semialdehyde dehydrogenase, which translates to MKNVAVLGATGLVGETVIKILEERNFPVKELFPFASTRSEGQQIIFKDTEIGIYTEIDDFLNQVDIVFGCLDAPLSRELIPRFKDKAVVIDNSNAFRMEPDVPLVVPEVNPEKIKEHSGLIANPNCSTIQMVVALYPLHKKARIKRVFVATYQSVSGYGKGAVEELQYEIECLGMNEEIRKYEDSVFPLPIGNNVIPQIGGFNEEGYTTEEMKMVNETRKIFDDPTISVTSTCVRIPVFISHSEAISIEFEQPLSPNEAKEILREAPGVRLFEKEDKYPVPYHASGKDLVFVGRLRRDLAFENGLAMWVVADNVRKGAALNAVQIAELL; encoded by the coding sequence ATGAAAAACGTCGCTGTTCTGGGTGCTACAGGTCTGGTCGGTGAAACAGTCATAAAAATTTTAGAAGAGCGGAATTTTCCGGTGAAAGAACTTTTTCCCTTTGCTTCAACCAGGAGTGAAGGACAGCAGATAATATTTAAAGATACGGAAATAGGTATTTACACTGAGATCGATGATTTTCTTAATCAGGTCGATATCGTCTTCGGCTGTCTTGATGCTCCCCTGTCACGCGAACTTATTCCCAGGTTCAAAGATAAAGCGGTGGTGATTGATAATTCAAACGCCTTTCGTATGGAACCCGATGTTCCGCTCGTCGTGCCGGAGGTCAATCCGGAAAAGATAAAAGAACACAGCGGTTTGATAGCGAATCCCAACTGTTCGACGATTCAGATGGTTGTCGCATTGTATCCACTTCATAAAAAAGCAAGGATAAAGAGGGTATTCGTGGCGACCTATCAATCGGTTTCCGGCTATGGAAAAGGTGCGGTTGAAGAACTTCAGTATGAGATTGAATGTCTCGGTATGAATGAAGAGATAAGAAAATATGAAGACAGTGTATTTCCGCTTCCGATCGGCAATAATGTCATCCCTCAGATCGGTGGTTTCAATGAAGAGGGGTATACTACTGAAGAGATGAAGATGGTGAATGAAACCCGTAAGATTTTCGACGACCCCACCATTAGTGTTACATCGACCTGTGTGCGTATCCCGGTCTTTATCAGCCATAGTGAAGCGATATCGATTGAATTCGAGCAACCCCTTTCTCCGAATGAGGCAAAGGAGATTCTGCGGGAGGCTCCAGGGGTGAGACTCTTTGAAAAAGAAGATAAATACCCGGTGCCCTATCATGCTTCAGGAAAAGACCTGGTTTTCGTCGGAAGGTTGAGGAGGGACCTTGCGTTTGAAAACGGTCTTGCGATGTGGGTCGTAGCCGACAACGTTCGCAAAGGAGCGGCACTCAACGCAGTGCAGATCGCCGAACTGTTGTAA
- a CDS encoding T9SS type A sorting domain-containing protein: MFALLFLISQFYSDEPAGYFRTPVFTAYGIVVTDDHYSTLYLVRKNTLKKLVEAPGCGRYYTVSGDGRLIGFKLISEDGLQRPAIYDLKQEKTKQLHGPVFCAGQVSFSYNNNIAFTIGEQFFLQQDDGTDSYLIGYYSNLAPVSPDCRYVVYNDEDDRLWVLRLSDGKRVCITDHKKGCFAPVWSNGSRYLLYSSLDGFIKVYDIVEQRTFDIDQGYSPAWSFDDKYIIYYKTKTDDHRLTGSDLFLAKFDGTQIIQLTATPHILEIDPKFYSKEHIIFTVYDRNEIFTARIFQDKLVDIELLYQRKNPLSVNHAAVNPDYRMRDSIDVPYLHQVYDVPDWFNGHWACAPTTAMMAIAYYYKLPYWDCSCSLPYNHTSHYGRYICERYHYYEVDYNWSAQDPSGNWAEGGYGYMWYDTNRPYTHMALYLNNHGLNSWRDDSPTFNETVAELDSGYPYGMCVGLTAAGHLVLAVGQVLTWHTLIFNDPYGNKNTAGYPSYDGKYARYDWPGYNNGYENLNNVYWCVGARGGWEIAADTIVDDLQFNSGFYLHTEEPSSMAFWWDRLTGFQGHTWWTYTTAAAGQDTCYAIWTPHLAVAGDYEVFAYIPSTDGQATGARYRVFYNGDSQTVVINQANYVDQWVSLGVYPFDTTGGYVYLGDATGEQGQHIAFDAVRWSYQGAGVKERAVLKSTRDWIITFGTNPVRDNIILRLKLRTAKESVFSIYNSAGACVYKEEKGFLNKGNHIIKINVSTFSAGVYFIKVKLDSQNTIRKIIIL, from the coding sequence ATGTTTGCGCTGCTTTTTTTAATCTCTCAATTTTACAGTGATGAACCCGCGGGTTATTTCAGAACCCCCGTATTTACTGCATACGGAATAGTCGTGACCGATGATCATTATTCGACGCTGTATCTTGTCAGGAAGAACACCTTAAAGAAGTTGGTCGAGGCGCCGGGGTGCGGTCGATATTATACCGTGTCAGGTGACGGGCGGCTCATCGGTTTCAAATTGATTTCAGAAGACGGCTTACAAAGACCGGCGATATATGATTTGAAACAAGAAAAAACGAAACAACTCCACGGCCCTGTTTTTTGTGCGGGGCAGGTGTCATTTTCTTATAATAATAATATAGCATTTACAATCGGTGAACAATTTTTTCTGCAACAGGATGATGGAACGGACAGCTATTTGATTGGTTATTATTCAAATCTTGCTCCGGTATCACCGGATTGTCGGTATGTGGTTTATAATGATGAAGATGACAGGCTCTGGGTTCTTCGTTTAAGTGATGGAAAGCGGGTATGTATCACCGACCATAAAAAAGGCTGTTTTGCACCAGTCTGGTCAAATGGCAGCCGGTATCTTCTTTATTCAAGCCTTGACGGTTTTATCAAGGTGTATGATATCGTCGAACAGAGAACCTTTGATATTGATCAGGGCTATAGTCCGGCATGGTCGTTTGATGATAAATATATAATTTATTACAAAACAAAGACTGATGATCATCGATTGACCGGCTCTGACTTATTCCTTGCAAAGTTTGACGGCACTCAGATTATTCAATTGACCGCTACTCCGCATATCCTGGAGATCGATCCAAAATTTTATAGTAAAGAGCATATCATCTTTACGGTCTATGACCGGAATGAAATTTTTACTGCAAGGATTTTTCAGGATAAACTGGTTGATATTGAATTACTTTATCAAAGAAAAAATCCGCTGTCCGTCAATCATGCAGCCGTGAATCCCGACTACAGAATGCGCGACTCAATCGATGTGCCCTATCTTCATCAGGTCTATGATGTCCCGGACTGGTTTAACGGACACTGGGCGTGTGCACCGACAACCGCAATGATGGCGATCGCCTATTATTATAAACTGCCTTACTGGGACTGTTCCTGTTCTCTGCCGTATAATCATACCAGCCATTATGGGCGGTATATCTGTGAGCGTTACCACTACTATGAGGTTGACTATAACTGGTCAGCCCAGGACCCGAGCGGTAACTGGGCAGAGGGTGGTTACGGTTATATGTGGTATGACACAAATCGTCCATACACCCATATGGCTCTTTATTTGAATAATCACGGGCTCAATTCCTGGCGGGACGATTCTCCCACCTTCAATGAAACGGTCGCTGAACTTGATTCAGGTTATCCGTATGGAATGTGTGTGGGATTGACTGCAGCTGGTCATCTTGTGCTTGCCGTGGGTCAGGTTTTAACCTGGCACACGCTTATTTTCAATGACCCCTACGGGAATAAGAACACAGCCGGTTATCCGAGTTATGACGGAAAGTATGCACGATATGATTGGCCCGGTTATAATAACGGATACGAAAATCTGAATAATGTTTACTGGTGTGTCGGAGCAAGGGGCGGGTGGGAGATCGCCGCAGATACGATTGTCGATGATCTTCAATTTAACAGCGGTTTTTATCTTCATACAGAAGAGCCGTCTTCAATGGCATTCTGGTGGGACAGATTAACCGGTTTTCAAGGACATACATGGTGGACATATACCACGGCTGCAGCGGGTCAGGACACCTGCTATGCAATATGGACACCGCACTTAGCTGTTGCCGGCGATTATGAGGTTTTTGCTTATATCCCTTCAACCGACGGCCAGGCAACCGGGGCTCGATATCGGGTGTTCTATAACGGCGACAGTCAAACAGTCGTTATTAATCAGGCAAACTATGTGGATCAATGGGTGTCACTGGGTGTATATCCATTTGATACAACCGGTGGATATGTGTATCTTGGTGATGCGACCGGTGAGCAGGGGCAGCACATCGCCTTTGACGCAGTGAGATGGAGTTATCAGGGGGCAGGGGTTAAAGAACGTGCCGTTCTGAAATCAACCAGAGATTGGATTATTACCTTCGGCACCAACCCGGTAAGGGATAATATAATTTTAAGGCTTAAACTACGTACGGCAAAAGAATCTGTTTTTTCAATCTACAACAGTGCTGGAGCTTGTGTGTATAAAGAAGAAAAAGGGTTTTTAAATAAAGGTAATCATATTATTAAAATAAATGTCTCGACATTCAGCGCAGGTGTTTACTTTATTAAGGTAAAACTCGATTCCCAGAACACAATCAGAAAGATTATAATTTTATGA
- the hpt gene encoding hypoxanthine phosphoribosyltransferase, which yields MNILVKEKTIQQRVKELGRQINNDYRNKTPILVGVLKGAFVFMADLLREIDIPVEVDFLSIASYDGRESSGVVRLNSDLSLNIEDRDVILIEDIVDSGRTINYIIKNLKTRKPRSLAVCTLLNKKEERIVDVPLTYVGFDIPGVFVVGYGLDYLNRYRNLRDIGVLNDR from the coding sequence TTGAATATACTGGTTAAAGAAAAGACAATCCAGCAGCGGGTGAAAGAACTCGGCAGACAGATCAATAATGACTATCGGAACAAGACACCGATACTTGTCGGGGTTCTGAAAGGTGCGTTTGTTTTTATGGCTGATCTGTTAAGGGAGATAGATATCCCGGTTGAGGTCGATTTTCTTTCGATCGCCAGTTATGACGGCAGGGAATCAAGCGGCGTCGTACGCTTGAACAGTGATCTCTCTTTGAACATCGAAGACCGTGATGTGATTCTAATCGAGGATATCGTGGACAGCGGCAGGACGATCAATTATATCATTAAAAATCTGAAGACACGTAAACCGCGGAGTTTAGCTGTCTGCACTTTACTTAATAAGAAAGAAGAACGTATCGTCGATGTACCTTTAACCTATGTCGGTTTTGATATTCCGGGTGTCTTTGTGGTGGGTTACGGCCTCGACTATTTAAACAGATATCGTAATTTAAGAGACATTGGAGTACTGAATGACAGGTAA
- the tilS gene encoding tRNA lysidine(34) synthetase TilS: MNIVKQVLTTVENTIKKYKMFDGVDCAVIAFSSGPDSVCLLDVLHRIYGGKINFHLVYINHGLRASESLNKEERLTKRYAEKYNLDYKIIKIKVKKTGTGIEDAARRKRYDVLLDYMEATDCRRIVLGHNCDDLVETFLMNMIRGSGARGLRSIPAVRLPFVRPLIDLKKEEILEYLRKKRLSFTRDRTNRSIIYRRNFVRRRIIPEILKINPEFHKTIKKEIEILKEDDDYLEREAERVYRSAVVEETDHISLDIKKILRYNSAVTKRVVMRVIKRLHGDLNGFESKHFEEILGLKIRESGKKIDLPKRLYARREYDRITIGIARPADFTFIPLDVDKQGSIAAGDYLLKFRVVAEFLLKRRKSNVEVFDLDKLELPLFLRNRKRGDYIETKVGKKKFKKIYNEFKIPRHKRDRMLLLCDQKGVLMIPGFVRAYRAFIDKKTKRFLVVEVEYTG, from the coding sequence GTGAATATTGTAAAGCAGGTGTTGACGACGGTTGAGAATACCATCAAGAAATATAAGATGTTCGACGGTGTGGATTGCGCCGTGATTGCATTCTCCTCAGGACCTGATTCAGTCTGTCTGCTTGATGTTTTACACAGAATTTACGGCGGAAAGATAAACTTCCACCTTGTTTATATAAATCACGGTTTGCGGGCGTCCGAATCTTTAAATAAAGAGGAGAGGTTGACAAAAAGATATGCGGAAAAATATAATCTGGATTATAAAATAATCAAAATTAAGGTGAAGAAGACCGGAACCGGTATCGAGGATGCGGCACGCCGCAAGCGATACGACGTCCTGCTCGATTATATGGAGGCAACCGATTGCCGGCGGATCGTGCTGGGACATAATTGTGATGATCTGGTCGAGACCTTTTTGATGAATATGATCAGAGGAAGCGGGGCACGGGGTCTGCGTTCAATCCCGGCGGTGCGCCTTCCTTTTGTAAGACCATTAATCGATCTCAAGAAAGAAGAGATTCTTGAATATTTAAGAAAAAAGAGGTTGTCCTTTACACGCGACAGGACAAACCGAAGTATAATTTATCGAAGAAATTTTGTCCGGCGCAGAATAATTCCGGAAATTTTGAAGATAAATCCGGAGTTTCATAAAACCATAAAAAAAGAGATTGAAATACTGAAAGAGGATGATGATTATCTTGAGAGGGAAGCGGAAAGGGTTTATCGTTCCGCGGTTGTGGAAGAAACAGACCATATTTCCCTTGACATCAAGAAAATTCTTCGGTATAATTCAGCGGTTACCAAACGTGTAGTGATGAGAGTGATAAAAAGATTACACGGAGACCTGAATGGTTTTGAAAGTAAACATTTCGAAGAGATTCTGGGTCTAAAGATCAGGGAAAGCGGTAAAAAAATAGATCTGCCCAAGAGACTGTACGCCCGACGGGAATACGACAGGATTACGATCGGGATTGCGCGACCGGCTGACTTTACGTTCATTCCGCTCGACGTTGATAAACAGGGGAGTATAGCAGCCGGTGATTATCTGCTCAAGTTCCGGGTGGTTGCGGAATTTTTGTTGAAGCGGCGTAAATCCAATGTGGAAGTTTTTGATCTTGATAAACTTGAACTACCGCTTTTTTTACGGAACAGAAAAAGAGGAGATTATATTGAAACAAAGGTCGGAAAGAAAAAATTCAAGAAGATATATAATGAATTCAAAATTCCCCGGCATAAGCGGGACAGAATGCTTTTACTCTGTGATCAAAAAGGGGTTTTGATGATTCCCGGATTTGTGCGTGCCTATCGGGCGTTTATCGACAAAAAGACAAAGAGATTTCTGGTGGTGGAAGTTGAATATACTGGTTAA